One window from the genome of Eucalyptus grandis isolate ANBG69807.140 chromosome 7, ASM1654582v1, whole genome shotgun sequence encodes:
- the LOC120295853 gene encoding omega-hydroxypalmitate O-feruloyl transferase-like: MNHVLVDGKALADFLTCWSDVAQGRPPSILPFLNRSVLCPRQPPCVDLPHHEYAPIDRPSEKIVDCRTKPHVYRSFDFEPHTLIQLKKVSTITTQDGSSIVPTSFEVISALVWIARTKALGMDPHETTKLLTAVDGRPKFDPPLPSGYFGNGIAWSCAECSAGELTFKPFLFAVQTVQEALRCVTESYIRSAIDHVELNRVVVDYEGNACCISKWSRLSFYETDFGFGRPFQVAPTMVPHNLVLVASQSEESDNLVVSLGLPRDAMDVFSKLIQSELALMNKY, translated from the coding sequence ATGAATCATGTCCTCGTCGATGGTAAAGCCCTTGCGGACTTCCTAACTTGCTGGAGTGATGTGGCTCAAGGCAGGCCGCCGTCGATTCTTCCCTTTCTCAATCGATCGGTGTTGTGCCCAAGGCAACCTCCGTGTGTCGATCTCCCCCACCATGAATATGCTCCGATAGATCGGCCATCTGAAAAGATAGTCGACTGCCGAACCAAACCCCATGTTTACAGATCATTCGACTTCGAACCACACACTCTCATTCAACTCAAGAAAGTGTCAACAATCACAACCCAAGATGGCTCTTCCATAGTCCCTACGAGCTTCGAAGTCATATCGGCGCTCGTGTGGATTGCACGAACCAAAGCTCTTGGAATGGATCCTCATGAGACAACAAAGCTTCTCACTGCGGTCGATGGTCGACCCAAGTTCGACCCGCCGTTGCCAAGCGGCTACTTTGGGAACGGCATTGCTTGGTCATGCGCCGAGTGCAGTGCGGGCGAACTGACCTTTAAGCCCTTCTTGTTTGCCGTTCAGACCGTGCAAGAGGCGCTCCGATGCGTCACCGAGAGTTACATACGGTCGGCCATCGACCACGTTGAGCTGAACAGGGTTGTGGTCGACTACGAGGGCAACGCTTGCTGCATCAGCAAGTGGAGTCGGCTCTCTTTCTACGAGACGGATTTCGGGTTCGGGAGGCCGTTCCAAGTGGCGCCGACCATGGTCCCCCACAACCTCGTCTTGGTCGCTTCCCAGAGCGAGGAGAGCGACAACTTGGTTGTGTCTCTGGGGCTTCCTCGTGATGCCATGGATGTTTTTTCAAAGTTGATTCAGTCTGAACTCGCTTTGATGAACAAGTACTAA